A portion of the Halogeometricum sp. S1BR25-6 genome contains these proteins:
- a CDS encoding metal-dependent hydrolase, with translation MVDIIGHLGMGLIWLAIVSWLAYDGKTALGFVALGAPFSLLPDIDLWLSKAFQTVNHHGVVHTIVFVAAASIVIGAILAKWVVPRFDGDYLVPPAGSSYVYAIGAVFVGGLSHLFADMLSAPDIAPQVEPFWPFVETKIVTVDVFYYNDPVVNWGLFLSGLALAGVIWWQADDDDSAVAA, from the coding sequence ATGGTCGACATCATCGGACACCTCGGAATGGGACTGATCTGGCTCGCCATCGTAAGCTGGCTCGCCTACGACGGGAAGACGGCGCTCGGGTTCGTCGCCCTCGGCGCGCCGTTCTCGCTGCTACCCGACATCGATCTCTGGCTGTCGAAGGCGTTCCAGACGGTCAACCACCACGGCGTCGTCCACACCATCGTCTTCGTCGCCGCCGCCTCGATAGTCATCGGCGCCATCCTGGCGAAGTGGGTCGTTCCGCGGTTCGACGGCGACTACCTCGTCCCGCCCGCGGGCAGTTCGTACGTCTACGCCATCGGCGCGGTGTTCGTCGGCGGTCTCAGCCACCTGTTCGCCGACATGCTGTCCGCGCCGGACATCGCCCCGCAGGTCGAACCGTTCTGGCCGTTCGTCGAGACCAAAATCGTCACCGTCGACGTGTTCTACTACAACGACCCGGTCGTCAACTGGGGGCTGTTCCTCAGCGGTCTGGCGCTCGCGGGCGTCATCTGGTGGCAGGCGGACGACGACGATTCCGCGGTCGCCGCCTGA
- the trpG gene encoding anthranilate synthase component II, with protein sequence MSLRVVVVDNFDSFTYNLVEYLSEQRVDGDTDGRSPSSNRTSSGEPVEVLVRKNTASLDEIRGLDPDALVVSPGPGHPKNDRDVGVTNEVLTTLSESVPTLGVCLGLEAAVYAYGGSVGHAPDPVHGKASPVDHDGRGVFRGLEQGFQAGRYHSLVATEVPDCFEVSATTVHGAGESESDDGTELVMGVRHREFPIEAVQFHPESVLTGVGHDVMRNFLATVVGDERVVA encoded by the coding sequence ATGAGCCTCCGCGTCGTCGTCGTCGACAACTTCGACTCGTTCACGTACAACCTCGTGGAGTATCTCTCCGAACAGCGGGTGGACGGCGACACCGACGGGCGAAGCCCGTCGAGCAACCGGACGTCGTCCGGTGAGCCGGTGGAGGTGCTCGTCCGAAAGAACACGGCGTCGCTCGACGAGATTCGCGGTCTCGATCCGGACGCCCTCGTCGTCAGTCCGGGTCCGGGACACCCGAAGAACGACCGCGACGTCGGCGTGACGAACGAGGTGCTGACGACGCTCTCCGAGTCCGTCCCGACGCTCGGGGTGTGTCTCGGCCTCGAAGCCGCGGTGTACGCCTACGGCGGCAGCGTCGGCCACGCCCCCGACCCCGTCCACGGCAAGGCCTCTCCGGTCGACCACGACGGCCGCGGCGTGTTTCGAGGGTTAGAACAAGGGTTCCAGGCCGGCCGCTACCACTCGCTGGTCGCCACCGAAGTGCCCGACTGCTTCGAGGTGTCGGCCACGACGGTCCACGGGGCCGGCGAAAGCGAGTCCGACGATGGGACGGAACTCGTGATGGGGGTGCGCCACCGCGAGTTCCCCATCGAGGCGGTGCAGTTCCACCCCGAGTCGGTGCTGACGGGCGTCGGCCACGACGTGATGCGGAACTTCCTAGCGACCGTCGTCGGAGACGAACGCGTCGTCGCCTGA
- the trpE gene encoding anthranilate synthase component I codes for MTRADGVADADVDASLSLSRAEFVSLLDDEERPVVAHVTADLPATTPMTAYAALADRSDYGFLLESAEKTASSDPDGAFAPDHATADRHARYSFVGYDPEAVVTVGPDGTSVKSLGGRAARYLDPGDGDVLDRLRGALPDLPRVGFPDDDRQRLRGGLVGFLAYEAVYDLWLEEVGVDRPETDTPDAEFVLTTRTLSFDHAEGTATLVCTPVVGPDDDAGEVYDELLAEARDVVATLRAAEAPDTGGFVRTGETAGPRDEYEAAVRETKERVLDGDIYQGVISRVRELRGAVDPMGLYEALRTVNPSPYMYLLRHDDRHIVGASPETLVSVHGDRVVSNPIAGTCERGTSPVEDRRLAGEMLADGKERAEHTMLVDLARNDVRRVSEAGSVRVEEFMNVLKYSHVQHIESTVTGTLAAGKDSFDATRATFPAGTLTGAPKVRAMEIIDELELTPRGMYGGGVGYYSWSGDADFAIVIRTATVDRSGEEDTISVRAGAGLVADSDPAAEYEETEQKMGGVLAAVERIERTPADGTGGEDDSEAAPEEARR; via the coding sequence GTGACGCGCGCGGACGGGGTCGCCGACGCTGACGTCGACGCCTCGCTGTCGCTCTCGCGCGCGGAGTTCGTCTCGCTCCTCGACGACGAGGAGCGTCCGGTCGTCGCGCACGTCACCGCCGACCTGCCGGCGACGACGCCGATGACGGCGTACGCGGCGCTCGCGGACCGCAGCGACTACGGCTTTCTCTTAGAGAGCGCCGAGAAGACCGCCTCCAGCGACCCCGACGGCGCGTTCGCGCCGGACCACGCGACGGCGGACCGACACGCCCGCTACTCGTTCGTCGGCTACGACCCCGAGGCCGTCGTCACCGTCGGCCCCGACGGCACTTCGGTCAAGTCGCTCGGCGGCCGCGCCGCACGCTATCTCGACCCCGGCGACGGCGACGTGCTGGACCGACTCCGCGGGGCGCTCCCGGACCTCCCGCGCGTCGGCTTCCCGGACGACGACCGACAGCGCCTGCGCGGTGGTCTGGTCGGCTTCCTCGCCTACGAGGCCGTCTACGACCTCTGGCTCGAAGAGGTGGGCGTCGACCGTCCCGAGACGGACACCCCGGACGCGGAGTTCGTCCTCACGACGCGCACCCTGTCGTTCGACCACGCCGAAGGGACGGCGACGCTCGTCTGCACGCCCGTCGTCGGCCCGGACGACGACGCGGGCGAGGTGTACGACGAACTGCTCGCGGAGGCCCGAGACGTCGTCGCGACCCTGCGAGCGGCGGAGGCCCCCGACACCGGCGGCTTCGTCCGCACGGGCGAGACGGCCGGCCCCAGAGACGAGTACGAGGCGGCCGTCCGCGAGACGAAAGAGCGCGTCCTCGACGGCGACATCTACCAGGGCGTCATCTCCCGCGTCCGCGAACTCCGCGGGGCGGTGGACCCGATGGGTCTGTACGAGGCGCTCCGGACCGTGAACCCCTCGCCGTACATGTACCTGCTCCGCCACGACGACCGGCACATCGTCGGTGCGAGTCCGGAGACGCTCGTCTCCGTCCACGGCGACCGGGTCGTCTCGAACCCCATCGCGGGCACCTGCGAACGCGGGACGAGTCCCGTCGAAGACCGCCGCCTCGCGGGCGAGATGCTCGCCGACGGGAAGGAACGCGCCGAGCACACGATGCTCGTCGACCTCGCGCGCAACGACGTCCGCCGGGTGAGCGAGGCGGGCAGCGTCCGCGTCGAGGAGTTCATGAACGTCCTGAAGTACAGCCACGTCCAGCACATCGAGTCCACGGTGACGGGAACGCTCGCGGCCGGCAAGGATTCGTTCGACGCGACGCGCGCGACGTTCCCCGCCGGGACGCTCACCGGCGCGCCGAAGGTGCGCGCGATGGAGATAATTGACGAGTTGGAACTCACTCCTAGAGGAATGTACGGCGGCGGCGTCGGCTACTACTCGTGGTCCGGCGACGCCGACTTCGCCATCGTCATCCGCACCGCGACGGTCGACCGCTCGGGAGAGGAGGACACCATCTCGGTCCGCGCGGGCGCCGGCCTCGTTGCCGACAGCGACCCGGCCGCCGAGTACGAGGAGACGGAGCAGAAGATGGGCGGCGTCCTCGCCGCCGTCGAGCGAATCGAGCGGACGCCCGCGGACGGTACCGGCGGCGAAGACGATTCGGAGGCCGCCCCCGAGGAGGCCCGCCGATGA
- a CDS encoding phosphoribosylanthranilate isomerase, whose translation MVRVKICGVTREEDLRVVEEAGADAVGFIAGVPVDTPRELSLVRAAELAATASPFLSATHVTMPETPSEAIDVGNRVKPDVLQIHGEFDAEEYRAVRAAVDACVVAVVDAEEPQRARAIDAAVDGVVVDSVSEEGAGGTGETHDWQQTAKVASTLDAPVILAGGLTPDNVAEAIETVDPYAVDVASGVESEGGVKDPDAVRAFVENAKAAAADAAEVRT comes from the coding sequence ATGGTCCGGGTGAAGATTTGCGGCGTCACGCGCGAGGAGGACCTGCGCGTCGTCGAGGAGGCGGGCGCGGACGCCGTCGGCTTCATCGCCGGCGTCCCCGTGGACACGCCGCGCGAACTGTCGCTCGTCCGGGCGGCCGAACTCGCCGCCACCGCCTCGCCGTTCCTCTCGGCCACGCACGTCACCATGCCGGAGACGCCCAGCGAGGCCATCGACGTCGGCAACCGAGTGAAACCCGACGTACTCCAGATTCACGGCGAGTTCGATGCCGAAGAGTACCGCGCCGTCCGCGCCGCGGTGGACGCCTGCGTCGTCGCCGTCGTCGACGCCGAGGAACCGCAGCGAGCCCGCGCCATCGACGCGGCCGTCGACGGCGTCGTCGTCGACTCCGTGAGCGAGGAGGGCGCGGGCGGCACCGGCGAGACGCACGACTGGCAGCAGACGGCCAAAGTGGCTTCGACGCTCGACGCGCCGGTGATTCTCGCGGGTGGATTGACGCCCGACAACGTCGCAGAGGCCATCGAGACGGTCGACCCCTACGCCGTCGATGTGGCCAGTGGCGTCGAGTCCGAGGGCGGCGTGAAGGACCCCGACGCCGTGCGGGCGTTCGTCGAGAACGCCAAGGCCGCGGCCGCCGACGCCGCGGAGGTGCGGACGTGA
- the trpD gene encoding anthranilate phosphoribosyltransferase — protein sequence MTLQTYIERATEGTDLTQEEAREAASAVFEGATDAQIGALLAALRAKGETEAEIAGFAQGMRDAARTISPERTPLVDTCGTGGDDYDTINVSTTSAIVAAGAGAAVAKHGNYSVSSSSGSADVLEVAGADVEAEPAAVEAAIDRDGIGFMLATVFHPAMKAVIGPRKELGMRTVFNVLGPLTNPAGAQAQVVGVYDPDLVPVLARALTKMSVERALVVHGSGMDEIALHDETLVAEVRGEEIKEYTLSPEDIGLDPAPVSEVAGGTPQENAKDLRGIVTGDVTGPKRDIILANAGAAIYVAGLTDSIEAGVERAAEAIDSGAAAETFAALCGTEEAPDAESAEV from the coding sequence ATGACGCTTCAAACATACATCGAACGCGCGACGGAGGGAACGGACCTGACGCAGGAAGAGGCCCGCGAGGCCGCCAGCGCCGTCTTCGAGGGCGCGACGGACGCGCAAATCGGCGCGCTGCTGGCCGCGCTACGGGCGAAGGGCGAGACGGAGGCGGAGATAGCGGGGTTCGCGCAGGGGATGCGTGACGCCGCGCGAACCATCTCGCCGGAGCGGACGCCGCTGGTGGACACCTGCGGCACCGGCGGCGACGACTACGACACCATCAACGTCTCGACGACCAGCGCCATCGTCGCCGCCGGGGCGGGCGCGGCCGTCGCCAAACACGGCAACTACTCGGTGTCCTCCTCGTCGGGGAGCGCCGACGTGCTCGAAGTCGCCGGCGCCGACGTGGAGGCCGAACCAGCGGCCGTCGAGGCCGCAATCGACCGTGACGGCATCGGCTTCATGCTCGCGACGGTATTCCACCCCGCGATGAAGGCCGTCATCGGCCCGCGGAAGGAACTCGGCATGCGGACGGTCTTCAACGTGCTCGGACCTCTGACGAACCCCGCGGGCGCGCAAGCGCAGGTCGTCGGCGTCTACGACCCGGACCTCGTTCCGGTGCTCGCCCGCGCGCTGACGAAGATGTCCGTCGAACGCGCCCTCGTCGTCCACGGCTCCGGCATGGACGAAATCGCGCTCCACGATGAGACGCTCGTCGCCGAAGTCAGAGGGGAGGAGATCAAGGAGTACACGCTCTCCCCGGAGGACATCGGTCTCGACCCGGCGCCCGTCTCGGAAGTGGCGGGCGGCACGCCGCAGGAGAACGCCAAGGACCTCCGCGGCATCGTCACCGGCGACGTAACGGGACCGAAGCGGGACATCATCCTCGCCAACGCCGGGGCGGCGATATACGTCGCGGGACTCACAGACAGCATCGAGGCTGGCGTCGAACGCGCCGCCGAGGCCATCGACTCCGGGGCGGCCGCCGAGACGTTCGCGGCCCTCTGCGGTACCGAGGAGGCTCCCGACGCGGAGTCGGCGGAGGTCTGA
- a CDS encoding DUF7344 domain-containing protein, whose translation MDSYDPATLSKDEAYEFASNERRRSLIRTLIADGAQPLSRVVEEVVDDAREESTQGSSADAHRNVRVALGHTDIPRLAAADVVSYDYADEVVAPGDRIEELEPLV comes from the coding sequence ATGGACAGCTACGACCCGGCCACGCTCTCGAAAGACGAGGCGTACGAGTTCGCGTCGAACGAGCGCCGACGGAGCCTCATCCGCACGCTCATCGCGGACGGCGCCCAACCGCTCTCCCGGGTCGTCGAGGAAGTCGTCGACGACGCGCGCGAGGAGTCGACACAGGGGTCGTCCGCGGACGCCCATCGCAACGTTCGCGTCGCTCTCGGACACACCGACATCCCGAGGCTGGCCGCCGCCGACGTCGTCAGCTACGATTACGCCGACGAAGTCGTCGCTCCCGGCGACCGCATCGAGGAACTCGAACCTCTCGTCTGA
- a CDS encoding CBS domain-containing protein yields the protein MDIADIATPDFVEVDANKRLGKVRSIFERENSRGIVVTEDGDYAGVIGEKQLVRSRMEDDTKASAVMKSAPRIDRHEDIREAARMLVEGDTRIAPVYEGEKLYGIITGNDILEAVLENLDAITVDDILTEDVVTIGEKSHVGQAINLLRENGVSRLPVIDDDGKLAGVLTTHDIIEFSVRNTDRQGRGDRRGDIDRMLDLPVYDLMSSPVIAASPGETVREAVERMFENDIEGLVVTPTESDSEVLGIVTKTDVLRALTFTEEERMDVQITNIGLLETLTRDEVVDSITKVVDKYQQMQVHHAHVRFHEHKEKLRGTPLIQSQVRLRTSHGQVAGSGEGYGSEHAFHVALDKLERNVLELKGVNADEKYQGQVMRKLGDL from the coding sequence ATGGATATTGCTGATATTGCCACTCCCGATTTCGTCGAGGTTGATGCAAACAAACGGCTGGGTAAAGTCCGGTCCATCTTCGAGCGCGAGAACTCTCGCGGCATCGTCGTGACCGAGGACGGGGACTACGCCGGCGTTATCGGCGAGAAACAGCTCGTCCGGTCCCGCATGGAGGACGATACCAAGGCGTCGGCCGTGATGAAGTCCGCGCCCCGTATCGACCGCCACGAAGACATCCGAGAGGCCGCCCGGATGCTCGTCGAGGGGGACACCCGAATCGCACCCGTCTACGAGGGCGAGAAACTGTACGGCATCATCACGGGGAACGACATCCTCGAAGCGGTGCTTGAGAACCTCGACGCCATCACCGTCGACGACATCCTGACCGAAGACGTCGTCACCATCGGCGAGAAGTCTCACGTCGGACAGGCCATCAATCTCCTGCGCGAGAACGGCGTCTCGCGGCTGCCCGTCATCGACGACGACGGAAAGCTCGCCGGCGTGCTGACCACGCACGACATCATCGAGTTCTCGGTGCGCAACACCGACCGACAGGGTCGCGGCGACCGCCGCGGCGACATCGACCGGATGCTCGACCTACCCGTCTACGACCTGATGTCCTCTCCCGTCATCGCCGCCTCGCCCGGCGAAACGGTTCGGGAGGCCGTCGAGCGGATGTTCGAGAACGACATCGAGGGACTGGTCGTGACGCCGACCGAGAGCGACAGCGAGGTGCTCGGCATCGTCACGAAGACGGACGTGCTCCGCGCCCTGACGTTCACCGAGGAGGAGCGCATGGACGTACAGATCACCAACATCGGTCTCCTGGAGACGCTCACCCGCGACGAGGTGGTCGACTCCATCACGAAGGTGGTCGACAAGTACCAGCAGATGCAGGTGCACCACGCGCACGTGCGCTTCCACGAGCACAAGGAGAAGCTCCGCGGAACGCCCCTCATCCAGTCGCAGGTGCGCCTCCGCACCAGCCACGGACAGGTGGCCGGCAGCGGCGAGGGCTACGGCTCCGAACACGCCTTCCACGTCGCGCTGGACAAACTCGAACGCAACGTGCTCGAACTGAAGGGCGTCAACGCCGACGAGAAGTACCAGGGACAGGTCATGCGGAAGCTCGGCGACCTGTAA
- a CDS encoding YihY/virulence factor BrkB family protein, with amino-acid sequence MTSASHIAETGKRILTETKEKNVTFMAAGIAYNAFVSLAPMLLLLLFVVSVVGGGLEARIVDLARTSLPRPIADIVAQIFRGESAVAGASLVGTVALLWGTLKIFRGLDTAFSEIYETTGENSFVDQLKDGVVVLVALVVAVVSIVGASSVFARFADAIPFVGYLLPVGLVAGLVVAFLPMYYEFPDTDVDWRNVLPGVVFSAVGWAALQALFQVYLTFKGGGSGSFFGGVIVVVTWLYFSGIVLLLGAVINAVVGGYATGTPGGVGTGATSWETEREESMTRDEFDDYLQELRARTTGHYETSRSTLDDEGDVREMRPERTVEVTEHTTRTDDGEELVVRCEWRTEAPRADAVRDDAPLEAGSD; translated from the coding sequence GTGACCAGCGCATCTCACATCGCGGAGACCGGTAAGCGGATTCTCACCGAGACGAAGGAGAAGAACGTGACCTTCATGGCGGCGGGCATCGCCTACAACGCCTTCGTCTCGCTCGCGCCGATGCTTTTGCTCCTCCTCTTCGTCGTCTCGGTCGTCGGCGGCGGCCTCGAAGCGCGTATCGTCGACCTCGCGCGGACGTCTCTGCCCCGACCCATCGCCGATATCGTCGCGCAGATATTCCGCGGGGAGTCGGCCGTCGCCGGCGCGTCGCTCGTCGGTACCGTCGCACTGCTCTGGGGGACGCTCAAGATATTCCGGGGACTCGACACGGCGTTCTCGGAGATATACGAGACGACCGGCGAGAACTCCTTCGTCGACCAACTCAAAGACGGCGTGGTCGTGCTCGTCGCGTTGGTGGTCGCCGTCGTCTCCATCGTCGGGGCCAGTTCCGTCTTCGCCCGGTTCGCCGACGCGATTCCGTTCGTCGGTTACCTCCTCCCGGTTGGACTCGTCGCCGGCCTCGTCGTCGCGTTCCTGCCGATGTACTACGAGTTCCCGGATACGGACGTCGACTGGCGGAACGTGCTCCCCGGAGTCGTCTTCTCGGCGGTCGGGTGGGCCGCCCTGCAGGCGCTGTTTCAGGTCTATCTCACGTTCAAAGGCGGCGGGTCGGGGAGCTTCTTCGGCGGCGTCATCGTCGTCGTCACGTGGCTGTACTTCTCGGGCATCGTTCTCCTCCTCGGCGCGGTCATCAACGCGGTTGTGGGCGGCTACGCCACCGGGACGCCGGGCGGAGTCGGAACAGGCGCGACCAGTTGGGAGACGGAGCGAGAGGAGTCCATGACCCGCGACGAGTTTGACGACTACCTGCAGGAACTCAGAGCGCGAACCACGGGGCACTACGAGACGTCCCGGTCGACGCTCGACGACGAGGGGGACGTTCGTGAGATGCGCCCCGAGAGGACGGTGGAGGTGACGGAGCACACCACCCGCACGGACGACGGCGAGGAGTTGGTCGTCCGCTGTGAGTGGCGGACGGAGGCGCCCCGCGCCGACGCGGTGCGCGACGACGCACCCCTCGAGGCCGGGTCGGACTGA
- the radB gene encoding DNA repair and recombination protein RadB has translation MSDPVTTGCRSLDDLLGGGFERGTVTQVYGPPAAGKTNLALSAAVRVAAAGGTVVYIDTEGLSVDRFRQLAEHVAGPDQSIEDVTSRLIVSEAHDFDEQEEAVRDASEFAERADLVVLDSATGFYRLERTMDKDDGGESLRRVARQVTHLLSLARKHDLAVVITNQVFSDPDTDRVRALGGHTLEHWTGAVLRIDRFRGGNRRATLEKHRAKAAGETATFEITDGGLAATDL, from the coding sequence GTGTCCGACCCAGTCACTACCGGGTGCCGGTCGCTCGACGACCTCTTGGGGGGCGGGTTCGAGCGCGGAACCGTCACGCAGGTGTACGGCCCGCCGGCGGCGGGGAAGACGAACCTCGCGCTGTCGGCGGCGGTCCGCGTCGCCGCCGCCGGCGGCACCGTCGTCTACATCGACACCGAGGGGCTCTCGGTCGACCGCTTCCGCCAACTCGCCGAGCACGTCGCCGGCCCCGACCAGTCCATCGAGGACGTGACCTCCCGGCTCATCGTCTCGGAGGCGCACGACTTCGACGAGCAGGAGGAGGCCGTTCGCGACGCCAGCGAGTTCGCCGAGCGGGCGGACCTCGTCGTCCTCGACAGCGCGACGGGCTTCTACCGCCTCGAACGCACGATGGACAAAGACGACGGCGGCGAGTCGCTCCGCCGCGTCGCCCGGCAGGTGACGCATCTGCTCTCTTTGGCGCGGAAACACGACCTCGCCGTTGTCATCACGAATCAGGTGTTCTCCGACCCCGACACCGACCGCGTCCGCGCGCTCGGCGGCCACACGCTCGAACACTGGACCGGTGCGGTACTCCGCATCGACCGCTTCCGCGGCGGCAACCGCCGCGCGACGCTGGAGAAACACCGCGCGAAGGCGGCCGGCGAGACGGCAACGTTCGAGATAACCGACGGCGGCCTCGCGGCGACCGACCTGTAG
- a CDS encoding ferritin-like domain-containing protein, with protein sequence MSADSLEDLFVDGLQKIYYTEQQLENALEELESGAEDEEIQSAFSEHREETRTHIERLEEVFEALGQEAEGKQDRVVDAMIEEHEEFTEQNPDDKVLERYNVAAGQKSEHYEIASYGNLIPLADQLGMEDAADTLEETLREEQDALEKLSKLGEGYDYGEIPSEA encoded by the coding sequence ATGTCCGCTGACTCGCTCGAAGACCTGTTCGTGGATGGACTGCAGAAGATATACTACACCGAGCAACAGCTCGAAAACGCGCTCGAAGAACTCGAGAGCGGCGCGGAGGACGAGGAGATTCAGAGCGCGTTCTCCGAGCACCGAGAGGAGACGCGGACGCACATCGAGCGCCTCGAAGAGGTGTTCGAGGCGCTCGGTCAGGAGGCCGAGGGCAAGCAGGACCGCGTCGTCGACGCGATGATCGAAGAGCACGAGGAGTTCACCGAGCAGAACCCCGACGACAAGGTGCTCGAGCGGTACAACGTCGCCGCCGGTCAGAAGTCCGAGCACTACGAAATCGCGTCCTACGGCAACCTCATCCCGCTGGCCGACCAGCTCGGGATGGAGGACGCGGCGGACACCCTCGAAGAGACGCTCCGCGAGGAGCAGGACGCCCTGGAGAAGCTCTCGAAACTCGGCGAAGGCTACGACTACGGCGAGATTCCGTCCGAAGCGTAA